The Streptomyces tendae genome has a window encoding:
- a CDS encoding IclR family transcriptional regulator produces MTRARQPGEQGRTASGAVRSVDRAVSVLEILARRGEAGVTEIADELGVHRSTAFRLLGVLENRGLVAQAGDRGKYHLGAGVLRLARAAAVRLDVSQEGVPVCRDLADELGETVNTAVLDDFAAVNIMQARGTASVTAQDWLGRRTPLHATSSGKVFLAHMTPALREEYLGRPLHRFTDHTLTETSLLRGELERAAEQGYASTREELELGLVAVAAPVRAHDGAVIAAISVSGPVYRLTPDRLPRLGARTAAAAAELSRRMGYGF; encoded by the coding sequence ATGACCCGCGCGCGGCAGCCCGGCGAGCAGGGGAGGACCGCGAGCGGTGCCGTGCGGTCCGTGGACCGCGCCGTGAGCGTGCTGGAGATCCTCGCCCGGCGTGGCGAGGCCGGTGTCACGGAGATCGCCGACGAACTGGGCGTGCACCGGTCCACCGCCTTCCGGCTGCTCGGTGTGCTGGAGAACCGCGGTCTGGTGGCGCAGGCCGGCGACCGCGGCAAGTACCACCTGGGGGCCGGCGTACTGCGTCTCGCGAGAGCCGCGGCCGTACGGCTGGACGTCTCGCAGGAGGGCGTCCCGGTCTGCCGGGACCTCGCCGACGAGCTGGGCGAGACGGTGAACACCGCGGTGCTGGACGACTTCGCCGCCGTCAACATCATGCAGGCGCGCGGCACGGCCTCGGTGACGGCGCAGGACTGGCTGGGTCGGCGCACACCGCTGCACGCGACCTCCAGCGGCAAGGTGTTTCTGGCCCACATGACGCCCGCGCTCCGTGAGGAGTATCTGGGCCGTCCGCTGCACCGGTTCACGGACCACACCCTCACCGAAACGTCGCTGCTGCGCGGCGAGCTGGAGCGGGCGGCCGAACAGGGGTACGCCTCCACCCGGGAGGAGCTGGAGCTCGGCCTCGTCGCTGTCGCGGCGCCGGTCCGCGCGCACGACGGTGCCGTGATCGCCGCGATCAGTGTCTCGGGGCCGGTGTACCGCCTGACTCCGGACCGGCTGCCCCGCCTGGGCGCCCGCACGGCCGCGGCGGCGGCCGAACTGTCGCGGCGGATGGGATACGGCTTCTGA